The DNA sequence gaagCTTGGCTGCTCACGTGATCTCTAAACACAAGTGCAgtaacaaaaggaaaataaaacaaagatgtccacaAAACAGCCAGCTCTATAATGTGTAGAAGCAAGgcagaaaaaacagaagcacgtatttaaaaaacagactttccatgccactgcttctgcagctcCGGAAGCAGTGGCAACTGAAGGGATTCAGACACACATACTCTTTGACTAATTGTTCATCACTGCTCTCTGATGAGAGATAGTTACAAACATCTCATTGGACAGCAATTACAAGCATCTCATTGGACAGCAATTATGATGGTGTAAAAGAGGTCGGTGAGGAGTTTCCAAAAGGTTCTAGCATAGGGACTCGTGGCAAACAGCAATAACTACTGATGTACTGACCGTCTGCAAGTATTGAATGAAAGTTTTGCAATGCCCTGAAATGCCATGTTTTTGATGTCTTTCTGAAATGATATTAGATGGATGTTCTGTTATGTTGTTTCTATGTCTGatatatgtttttaatgtttaggTCATGGACATACAAGTGACTGTGAACAACACTGATATTCTGACTGACTTACATCCATGCTATGAAACTCTTAATTTCAGTTACAAAATAACCACAACTCCCTCTGTTGTATGTGTAATGTTATATGGTTTTCTTATGCTATTATCTGTTGTAACAGTATGTGGAAACCTCCTTGTAGTAATCtcaatcatttattttgaaCAGCTGCAAACACCCACAAACACTCTCATTCTGTCTCTAGCTGTGGCTGACCTTCTTGTTGGGATATTAGTATTTCCTTTCAGCATGGCTTTCTCTCTCAGTTCTTGTACCTATTATGAGAGTTTATTTTGCAAGGTCCGAGACAGCTTTGATATATTGTTTAGCACATGCTCTATTATGCACCTGTGCTGTATTTCAGTTGACAGGCATTACGCAGTATGCCAGCCTCTAACCTATAGTTCTAAAATCAGCCGTCACGTTGTTGTCATCATGATCGCTGTGAGCTGGGGTGTTTCTGCTCTCATTGGAATTGGTGTGATAATTcctaaattaaaaaatgaacCATGTTTGGAAACCTGTTTTATTGATGTTCTGATGGCAAACACTATTGGACCAATATTATCATTTTACCTTCCAGTGGTCCTAATGCTTTGCATCTACCTGAAGATCTTTGTTGTTGCACAGAGACAGGCACGGAGCATCCAAACCAGGACTAAGTCTGGATCAAGTGCCAGTAAGATAGAAAGAAAAGCCACTAAAACTCTAGCTATTGTTCTCGgagcttttctgttttgttggaCTCCTTTCTTCCTTTGCATCACATTTCTGCCATTTACCAGTAATTCAGTACCAATTTCTGTGATTGAAACACTAAACTGGCTAGCTCTATCCAATTCAATGCTTAATCCGTTTATTTATGCTTTCTTTTACTCCTGGTTCAGGTCAGCCTTTAAAACTATTGCTTCTGGGAAAATATTACAAGGGGATTTTGCTAACTTGAGActgcattaaataaatgtatcaatATATGAGCtgtacagatttatttttttaaatgacatacATTAACTGTGAATGTGACCACATTCTAATATACAAGACTTTAA is a window from the Girardinichthys multiradiatus isolate DD_20200921_A chromosome 15, DD_fGirMul_XY1, whole genome shotgun sequence genome containing:
- the LOC124881483 gene encoding trace amine-associated receptor 1-like; the encoded protein is MDIQVTVNNTDILTDLHPCYETLNFSYKITTTPSVVCVMLYGFLMLLSVVTVCGNLLVVISIIYFEQLQTPTNTLILSLAVADLLVGILVFPFSMAFSLSSCTYYESLFCKVRDSFDILFSTCSIMHLCCISVDRHYAVCQPLTYSSKISRHVVVIMIAVSWGVSALIGIGVIIPKLKNEPCLETCFIDVLMANTIGPILSFYLPVVLMLCIYLKIFVVAQRQARSIQTRTKSGSSASKIERKATKTLAIVLGAFLFCWTPFFLCITFLPFTSNSVPISVIETLNWLALSNSMLNPFIYAFFYSWFRSAFKTIASGKILQGDFANLRLH